The genome window GAATCCGCCGAAGTCGCTGGCGGTGATCAAGCGCTCCGATTTCACGATGGTCGAGGAGCAGGAGATCCAGGTGGCGCGGCCGCACGCATTGCTGGCGACTCGCGATGGCAAGTGGGTGCACACGGCGTCGCTCGCCGAGAACCGGATCGCCTCGGTCGAGACGGCCACCGGTCATGTGACGCTGACCACGCTCTCCGGCACGACGCGATCGCTGGTGCAGTTTGCCCAGAGCCCCGATGGCAAGACGATGGTCGTGGGCGGCGAGATCTCCAATTCGCTGCTGATTTTCGACCTGACCAAGGCACCGCCGTTCGTGCCGGTGGCCGAGATTCCGCTGGCCGGCAAGCCGTGGGATCCGATGTTCAGCGCCGATGGCAAGACCGTGTTCGTCACCCTGTTCGGCGGCAATGGCGTCGCCGTGGTCGATGTGAAGCACCGGAAGGTGCTCCGCACCATCACCGGCGACCTGGCCCAGCCCTATGACCTGATTCTCCGCAAGGACGGCAAGATGCTCTTTGTCGTCAACCAGAATACCGGCGCCTTGAAGCCGGGCGAGAGCGCGCACGATCACATGCCGGGCATGGCCGGGATGGCGAACATGAATCCCAGTGACGGCTGGCTCTCGATCATCGACGTGAAGAAGGGCAAGGTCGTCAAGACGCTGATGCTCGGCACCGGGCCCACCGGGATGGGTGCAGCGGGGGCGCGATGATGGCTGTGCGTCACGGGGTCGCGACGCTCCTCGCTTCGATCGCGACCCTTGCAGCGCCGCTGGCCGCGCAGACGCCGCGCGCCTGGCAGTTTGTGCAGCGTGTCGATGGGATGCCGGTGGCCGACAGCGCGGGCATTCCGATGCCACAGCCGTTTCTCGGCGGCTTCGATGTGCCGCGCCCCCAGCTCGTCGACATCGACGGCGACGGTGACCTGGACCTCTTCATCCAGGAGCGCGGCAGTCAGCTGATGTTCTTCGAGAACGTCGGTGGCAAGTATGTCTGGCGCAGCGCACGCTATCAGGACCTCGCGGTCGGTGAATGGTTCCGCTTCGTGGATCTCGATCATGACGGCGACCTTGACCTGATGGGCGAGCTCAAGAATTCGTTCATCCGCATCTGGCGCAACGACGGCAGCCGCACGGCGCCGCG of Gemmatimonadota bacterium contains these proteins:
- a CDS encoding YncE family protein, translated to MITFLTRSAAALAAVVGLGAGAPSGAPVPPAGPKLYIVNQSAASITVVDQMKLTVDTVLDLKTMGFTGNAKPHHVVVEKDGSYWYVSMIGDGRVVKFDRNNKVVGQVRMETPGLLAIDPMHDSLYVGRSMTAVNPPKSLAVIKRSDFTMVEEQEIQVARPHALLATRDGKWVHTASLAENRIASVETATGHVTLTTLSGTTRSLVQFAQSPDGKTMVVGGEISNSLLIFDLTKAPPFVPVAEIPLAGKPWDPMFSADGKTVFVTLFGGNGVAVVDVKHRKVLRTITGDLAQPYDLILRKDGKMLFVVNQNTGALKPGESAHDHMPGMAGMANMNPSDGWLSIIDVKKGKVVKTLMLGTGPTGMGAAGAR